The stretch of DNA CCTTTTGATTCCTCATCAACCAAATTAGCTTTTCAGCTGTTCGATCTTAATCACAGCTCATAGCAAGATCAAGACGGCCCAATTCGAGGAGCCTCTGTGCCGGCCATCAAATCGCTGGACCAAATCAAATCGAAGAAATCAAACGGACGCACAGGCTTCCAGCGACCAAACAAGCGAGAAAGAGGGCAAAGGTGAAGGGCGGAAAAGACAACCTTGCTGAGGGCGCAGTGGAAGACAAGGGTGTCCTTGCCCTTGACAGCCTGCAGCAGGTCAGGCATTCGCTCCCCGAAGGTGTCGCTGGCGTAGTGAAGCGACCCCGCGATGTGGGCGTCGTAGCTCCTCTCCTCGTCCCTGCGCCGACACCCATGGAGGAGTCAACCATTCCACGATCCGCCAAGACGGATCACGATATCATCCACCGTGTTTGTTTAGCGCCACCTACCTGACGTCGACGATGGCCACGCGGGGATTGCGAGCGATGGCGATGAGCTGAGAGGCCGTGATGTATGTGAGGCTCCTCGCCATCCTCTctccctcgctctctctctctctctctctctctctcttgtgctgGGGGCTTTCTTGGGTAGCTTGGGATTCATCAAGAACTGGAGGTCCGTCACGCTTTGAGATTCGTGCAGATTGGAAATACCCCTTGAAAAAAGAACAGCTTAAAGTAttcttattttttgttttatagAATATCTTcgtccaatataataaactttggTTTTGTAAATAAAGAATTCCTTCACATAATGTTGTGATCACAAAAAATTGGAGGGTCGTGGTGAATAATTTCTAAATAATGattgggattttttttttgttgatacttcttaaaaatatgaaatagaaaagaATGATGCAGGATGGAACAAAAATtagaaaattaattaaataattttattttagaaaTAATTATCATATCATACTAAAAAtggtttcttattttttattttaaatactatatatatatatatatatatatattatattgagTTATAGGTAGATGGAGGGTGACTTGGAGCTCTTTCTTTCACAATAACGATTATATGTCCGATGATGATTGATTGTTAATGTATTTTCTATTATTTGTCTCCCCCAATATATATTTCGGGATTCTTATTAGAGGGGTGTGATGTTTAATTTATCCGACAAACCTATTGTCAACCTGTCCCTTTGTAACATTAAAAAGACATGTTAGCGCGGGTCAAGTTTTCTCAATCCACATGCCTCATGCATACTTTGCCTTGTACCTCAATCGTAATGGATTCATTTTGGCAAGGGTCAAAATTTTCTAATTCATATGTCTCGGGTACATTTTATCATGT from Musa acuminata AAA Group cultivar baxijiao chromosome BXJ2-11, Cavendish_Baxijiao_AAA, whole genome shotgun sequence encodes:
- the LOC135627274 gene encoding arsenate reductase 2.2-like, which gives rise to MARSLTYITASQLIAIARNPRVAIVDVRDEERSYDAHIAGSLHYASDTFGERMPDLLQAVKGKDTLVFHCALSKVRGPSCAHMFLDYLTEVKEDAGINKVMVLERGFNGWHASGRPVCRCTNAPCTSDST